The genomic DNA GCGGGCTGTCCCTCGTAGGCGGGACCGCCGCCTTCGGGGAGGCGCTCGGTGACATTGATGTCGACCCCGCCGAGAGCATCGATCAACGCGGCGAAACCATCCATGTCGATGAAAACGTAATACGGAATCTCGATGCCGAGTATGCCTTCCGCAGCATCTTTGGTTGCCTCGACTCCGGGCTCCGACCCGTTGTCTTTCGCATCCGGATAAAGCGCTGCACCATCGCGGCATACCTCAACCTCAGTACGGAGCTGGTTGAGTCCGCTCCCCCACCCGCACACCGGATCTGAGTAACCCGTGTGGCCGTCGGGATAGAGGTCTTGCATGGGTCCGGCCGCGAACGGAAAGTGTCCCATGTCTCGCGGAAGTCCCGTGATCGTGACGGCCCCGGTATCGGCGTTCACGGAGACGACCGAAATGCTGTCAAAGCGCATCGAGTCGCGTCCTTCGCCGCTGTCGGCGCCGAGAACCAGAATGTTGTAGTAGCCGTCACTCGGCGGTACGGCGGGTGCTGATGATCCGAAAATGTCGACGATGGCACCGCGTGTGGCCCCTGCAGCATTCGCTGCATATGCGGCGCCGCCGCTGGACGCGAGAACGAGTATCGCCGCAAGGGCAACGATTCCGAATCGGGCAAAGGGCTTTGCTTTTACGAGGCGCACAATCCTGAGCGTGTCGATAGTGAGCACAATCCAAAGCGCGGCGTAGGCCAGACAAAGGCCCTGCACCAGCAGCAGAACGAACCAGTTGGTGCCAAGGGTGAACAAAACTGAACGCCAGAGCAGCGCTGTAATCGCCACGAGCACGACAAGCGCCCACATCAGAAGTGTGGCGAAGAGACCGATTCGTGCGAGCTTCCGACTACCGGCCGCTGCCTGCGCAGAACCTGGGATTAAGAAGTTGAGAATAACCAGCCACCATCCGCGTCGAGTCATGACTTGACGTGACGATGAGTTGGGATAGCGCATCGGAAACGGATTTACGAGATCGGGCGTGCTCGCACGCGA from Microbacterium endophyticum includes the following:
- a CDS encoding LCP family protein, whose product is MSVASPARSTSRASTPDLVNPFPMRYPNSSSRQVMTRRGWWLVILNFLIPGSAQAAAGSRKLARIGLFATLLMWALVVLVAITALLWRSVLFTLGTNWFVLLLVQGLCLAYAALWIVLTIDTLRIVRLVKAKPFARFGIVALAAILVLASSGGAAYAANAAGATRGAIVDIFGSSAPAVPPSDGYYNILVLGADSGEGRDSMRFDSISVVSVNADTGAVTITGLPRDMGHFPFAAGPMQDLYPDGHTGYSDPVCGWGSGLNQLRTEVEVCRDGAALYPDAKDNGSEPGVEATKDAAEGILGIEIPYYVFIDMDGFAALIDALGGVDINVTERLPEGGGPAYEGQPAEDWAIGWIEVGQQHMDGNTAQWYARSRYTTSDWDRMQRQRELQEAMLAQFTPENVLSRFQDIVAAGTHLVETDVPQSLLPTLAELAVDAKSQPVTTIELTPEANNIDQDDPDIDHIHELMQTTLHPPSATPTPSD